The Hymenobacter sp. DG01 genome has a segment encoding these proteins:
- a CDS encoding YqgE/AlgH family protein has translation MPRLRPGSLLISQPYLGDPNFERTVVLLCSHSEEEGSFGLVLNRPATLQLGDVLELPGGSVLPAARIPLGVGGPVQPDTLHYLHQQPGLPQAESLGQDVYWGGEFAPLLDHLLAGTIAPDAVRLYMGYSGWTAGQLAEEVRENVWIVHPNAAGKVFTLDTDALWRSILREKGGRYRVLSNYPTDPRLN, from the coding sequence ATGCCGCGTCTTCGTCCGGGTAGTTTACTTATCTCCCAGCCGTACCTGGGGGACCCCAATTTTGAGCGTACCGTGGTGTTGCTCTGCAGCCACTCCGAGGAAGAGGGCTCCTTCGGGCTGGTGCTTAACCGCCCCGCCACCCTGCAGCTCGGCGACGTGCTGGAGCTGCCCGGCGGCAGCGTTCTGCCGGCCGCACGCATCCCGCTCGGCGTTGGCGGCCCCGTCCAGCCCGATACGCTGCACTACCTGCACCAGCAGCCCGGCCTGCCCCAGGCCGAAAGTCTGGGACAGGACGTGTACTGGGGAGGTGAGTTTGCCCCCCTGCTCGACCATCTGCTGGCCGGTACTATTGCCCCCGACGCCGTGCGGCTGTACATGGGCTACTCGGGCTGGACGGCCGGGCAGCTGGCCGAGGAAGTGCGGGAAAATGTCTGGATTGTGCATCCCAATGCTGCCGGGAAAGTATTTACTTTGGACACGGATGCCCTCTGGCGGTCCATTTTGCGCGAAAAAGG